Proteins from a genomic interval of Clostridium scatologenes:
- a CDS encoding ParB/RepB/Spo0J family partition protein: MTKNEPNKPDEVKTAPAQEATAEEKNTPAPMPEIGGEAPAPEKTAEETAALPREDETALSESDKDRPEEPNRIDIPAPGDVVVSFDKINEIVSGKQAAVKEAEQTTLEKQEAEPAEKAAKPEQPGRKPKGRPPKTTEKADKKPARPVKQEKAPKAVKSEKPDKPKQTAEIGGGASAFPQAKEQAQQETPPSAPELPPEPREAPRPGEQEQIVYLNLFELHAFKDHPFQVRNDEEMAAMVESVKDKGVTQPAIVRPREDGGYEIVSGHRRQKASELAGFADMPCIIRNMTDEQAITQMVEDNTNQRENILPSERAKALQMQLEAIKRQGARTGNGQRSNEVVAERNKMTVKQVQRYIKLNELVPDLMKMVDEKKIAFTPAVELAFIKPKNQRYIAIAIEGQQSAPSLSQAQRMRDLDQKKLLNPDVIDGIMLEEKKEADKVIISSQELSQYFGKEKTPREMKDTIMKLLEENKAKLKEVSAPQKKAEQEK, from the coding sequence ATGACAAAAAATGAGCCAAACAAGCCGGACGAAGTAAAAACCGCCCCGGCCCAGGAAGCAACAGCAGAAGAAAAAAACACGCCTGCTCCCATGCCGGAGATTGGCGGAGAAGCTCCTGCTCCGGAAAAGACCGCCGAGGAAACAGCGGCACTTCCCCGTGAGGACGAAACCGCCCTGTCTGAATCCGATAAGGACAGACCGGAAGAACCTAATCGCATTGACATTCCCGCCCCCGGTGATGTGGTGGTTTCCTTTGACAAAATCAATGAGATTGTTTCCGGGAAACAGGCGGCGGTAAAGGAAGCGGAACAGACTACCCTCGAAAAACAGGAAGCGGAGCCAGCAGAAAAAGCGGCAAAACCGGAACAACCGGGCAGAAAACCGAAAGGCCGTCCACCTAAAACCACCGAAAAAGCAGACAAAAAGCCTGCCCGCCCTGTCAAACAGGAAAAAGCACCAAAGGCCGTAAAGTCGGAGAAACCGGATAAACCGAAACAGACCGCAGAAATTGGCGGCGGGGCTTCTGCTTTCCCGCAAGCTAAGGAACAGGCACAGCAGGAAACGCCGCCCTCTGCCCCGGAGCTGCCGCCCGAACCGAGGGAAGCACCCCGCCCCGGCGAACAGGAACAGATTGTTTACCTTAATCTTTTCGAGCTTCACGCTTTCAAAGACCACCCGTTTCAGGTTCGTAATGATGAAGAAATGGCGGCTATGGTGGAAAGCGTTAAGGACAAGGGCGTTACCCAGCCTGCCATTGTGCGCCCCCGTGAAGATGGCGGCTATGAAATCGTATCAGGTCACCGCCGCCAGAAAGCCAGCGAATTAGCTGGATTTGCGGATATGCCTTGTATTATCCGCAACATGACGGACGAACAGGCCATCACGCAGATGGTAGAGGACAACACCAATCAGCGTGAAAATATCCTGCCCAGCGAACGGGCCAAAGCCCTGCAAATGCAGTTGGAAGCCATCAAGCGGCAGGGTGCGCGAACCGGCAACGGACAGCGTTCCAATGAGGTCGTAGCCGAGCGCAACAAAATGACCGTCAAGCAGGTTCAGCGGTATATCAAGCTCAATGAGCTGGTTCCCGACCTTATGAAAATGGTGGACGAAAAGAAAATCGCGTTCACTCCCGCGGTGGAGCTTGCGTTTATCAAGCCCAAAAATCAGCGGTATATTGCTATCGCTATTGAGGGCCAGCAGTCGGCTCCCTCGCTCTCACAGGCACAGCGTATGCGTGACCTTGACCAAAAGAAGCTGTTAAACCCCGATGTGATTGACGGAATCATGTTAGAAGAAAAAAAGGAGGCAGACAAAGTGATTATTTCAAGTCAGGAACTTTCCCAGTATTTCGGCAAGGAGAAAACACCCCGCGAAATGAAGGATACCATTATGAAGCTGCTTGAGGAAAACAAGGCAAAACTGAAAGAGGTTTCGGCTCCTCAAAAGAAAGCCGAACAGGAAAAATAA
- a CDS encoding GntR family transcriptional regulator: MGEKSLDTLKNQIYNALFSDIINGVYSSDTILTEKFLMEKYGVSRAPIREALTQLIGTHILASIPRQGYKIIQPSSNKLLEITKFRSALECSFLENYHMYIDETSIKELKNICMGHTNCPDNDFMVRWNYNCQFHLKLFSIYGNHYAYKLLEDAMNIQTICFVQRKHYSRTSLHMVLIDYLERGEIEMAVNILKADIENLMIPDIVPIPINKDKKVDMS; the protein is encoded by the coding sequence ATGGGGGAAAAGAGCTTGGATACATTAAAAAATCAAATTTATAATGCTTTATTTTCTGATATTATTAATGGAGTATATTCTTCAGATACTATCTTAACTGAAAAATTTTTGATGGAAAAATACGGCGTTAGTCGTGCACCAATACGTGAAGCACTTACACAGCTTATTGGAACTCATATACTGGCCAGTATTCCAAGGCAGGGATATAAAATTATCCAGCCAAGTTCTAATAAATTATTGGAAATTACAAAATTTCGTTCTGCTTTAGAATGTTCTTTTTTGGAAAATTATCACATGTATATAGATGAGACCTCAATAAAAGAATTGAAAAATATTTGTATGGGTCATACCAATTGTCCAGACAATGATTTTATGGTTCGCTGGAATTATAATTGTCAATTTCATTTGAAATTATTCTCCATTTATGGCAACCATTATGCATATAAACTTCTAGAAGATGCCATGAATATTCAAACTATTTGCTTTGTACAGAGAAAGCATTATAGTAGAACCAGTTTGCATATGGTTTTAATTGATTATTTGGAAAGAGGAGAAATTGAAATGGCTGTTAACATTTTGAAGGCAGATATTGAGAATCTTATGATTCCAGATATTGTTCCTATTCCAATAAACAAGGATAAAAAAGTAGATATGTCATAA
- a CDS encoding PcfB family protein, translating into MQEDIERRTVALSVNATKLTGRTLAKVLAAALRQIQKSHQKRQTPQGRQSVKKLMNHGVSTNSLDLSGDTKLFDRVARKYNVDYAFHKTGPDKYLLFFKAGQADAITACFGEYTKLVLNRGKSRRPSILKQLKNFADRERTKPHQKERKREVTRNER; encoded by the coding sequence ATGCAGGAAGATATTGAACGCCGGACGGTTGCCCTATCCGTCAATGCCACAAAGCTGACGGGCCGGACGCTGGCAAAGGTGCTGGCGGCAGCACTCCGGCAGATACAAAAGAGCCATCAGAAACGGCAGACACCACAGGGCAGACAGAGCGTAAAAAAGCTGATGAACCACGGCGTTTCTACGAACAGCCTTGATTTGTCCGGGGATACGAAGCTGTTTGACCGTGTAGCCCGGAAATACAATGTAGATTATGCTTTTCACAAAACCGGGCCGGACAAATATTTGTTATTCTTCAAAGCCGGGCAGGCAGACGCAATAACCGCCTGTTTTGGCGAATACACAAAGCTGGTGCTGAACCGGGGCAAGAGCCGCCGCCCCTCTATTCTGAAACAACTGAAAAACTTTGCCGACAGGGAGCGTACCAAACCGCACCAAAAGGAACGAAAACGGGAGGTGACGCGGAATGAACGATAA
- a CDS encoding serine dehydratase subunit alpha family protein, which yields MNKVQYDNYVKILKGELIPAMGCTEPIAIAFTTAKAREVLGQMPEKMVVRCSGNIIKNVKGVIVPNSGGQKGVEVAAILGAVAGKADLELQVISEVQQKDIDKTKELYQKGICNCELEEGEENLFIRAELTAGQDVAAVEVRTKHNHIAKIEKNGKVLFEQADVITEQSGDKSKLNIKDILQFANEVDLNDVKDVISTQIKCNSAISEEGLTHNWGAQVGQTLMKFGGNDVRTKARAAAAAGSDARMNGCALPVVINSGSGNQGITCTMPVLVYAEDMGADEDKLYRALVLTNLISLHQKRYIGNLSAYCGAVSAGTAAACGIAYLNGGDYDTIGKTIINAVGNVGGIVCDGAKASCAAKISSSVDAGIMGYEMAKHGLVFPFGEGIVEKDYEKTIQNIGRMGRQGMKSTDVEILNIMIGK from the coding sequence ATGAATAAAGTTCAATATGATAACTATGTTAAAATATTAAAAGGAGAATTAATTCCTGCTATGGGATGTACAGAACCTATTGCTATTGCATTCACAACTGCAAAAGCAAGGGAAGTTCTTGGACAGATGCCAGAAAAAATGGTAGTTCGATGCAGCGGAAATATTATTAAAAATGTAAAAGGTGTTATTGTACCTAATTCCGGTGGACAAAAAGGTGTAGAAGTAGCAGCCATCTTAGGTGCTGTAGCAGGAAAAGCAGATTTAGAACTTCAAGTTATCAGTGAAGTACAGCAGAAAGACATTGATAAAACTAAAGAATTATATCAAAAAGGAATATGCAACTGCGAATTAGAAGAAGGAGAAGAAAATCTTTTCATCCGTGCAGAATTAACAGCCGGACAGGATGTTGCAGCTGTAGAAGTTAGAACAAAACATAACCATATTGCCAAAATCGAAAAAAATGGCAAAGTATTATTTGAACAAGCTGATGTTATAACTGAGCAATCTGGAGATAAGTCAAAGCTTAATATTAAAGATATACTTCAATTTGCTAATGAAGTAGACTTGAATGATGTAAAAGATGTTATTAGCACACAAATTAAATGTAATTCTGCTATATCAGAAGAAGGCTTAACTCATAATTGGGGTGCTCAGGTTGGACAAACCCTTATGAAATTTGGCGGTAATGATGTTCGTACTAAAGCAAGAGCGGCGGCGGCTGCAGGATCTGACGCAAGAATGAACGGATGTGCTCTTCCAGTAGTCATCAACTCAGGAAGTGGTAATCAAGGAATCACTTGTACTATGCCAGTTTTAGTTTATGCTGAAGATATGGGAGCAGATGAAGATAAACTTTACAGAGCTCTTGTTTTAACTAACCTTATATCGTTACATCAAAAACGTTATATAGGAAATTTATCTGCTTACTGTGGAGCTGTATCAGCAGGAACAGCTGCAGCTTGTGGTATTGCTTATCTAAATGGTGGCGATTATGATACAATAGGAAAAACTATAATCAATGCTGTTGGTAATGTTGGCGGTATTGTATGCGATGGAGCTAAAGCTTCATGCGCAGCAAAAATTTCAAGTTCAGTAGATGCCGGAATCATGGGTTACGAAATGGCAAAACATGGTTTAGTATTCCCATTTGGAGAAGGAATTGTTGAAAAAGATTATGAAAAGACAATTCAGAACATCGGTCGTATGGGACGTCAAGGCATGAAATCCACTGATGTAGAAATTCTTAATATCATGATAGGAAAATAA
- a CDS encoding TetR/AcrR family transcriptional regulator has product MDKKELILNAMMDLLAEEKGAACSVSDIAKKAGIGKGSIYYYFKSKEEIFDALVERVYNEIIDKCKVVIDTSKVNAIEKLSLLIQSYRSSMILYSIDEYLHQQNNAAIHQKSLAKILSSLSPIITDIIKQGIDERLFQCDRPEETAEIILSIYCFLFDPGIFSWTQEQVYNKTKALADLLERGLMAPEGSMQFLCSSVTNFHL; this is encoded by the coding sequence ATGGATAAAAAAGAATTAATACTAAATGCTATGATGGATTTATTGGCAGAGGAAAAGGGTGCTGCTTGTTCTGTTAGTGATATTGCAAAAAAAGCTGGAATTGGAAAAGGAAGTATATATTATTACTTTAAATCTAAAGAAGAAATTTTTGATGCACTAGTTGAACGTGTATATAATGAAATTATTGATAAATGTAAGGTCGTTATTGATACTTCAAAAGTAAATGCTATAGAAAAACTATCCTTACTGATTCAAAGTTATAGAAGTTCTATGATATTATATTCAATTGATGAATATCTGCATCAACAAAATAATGCAGCAATACATCAAAAATCTCTTGCAAAAATATTATCATCTCTTTCTCCAATTATTACAGATATTATTAAACAAGGTATTGATGAAAGGTTATTTCAGTGTGATAGACCAGAAGAAACTGCTGAAATTATTTTATCTATATATTGTTTTTTATTTGACCCTGGCATATTCTCATGGACTCAGGAGCAGGTTTATAATAAGACAAAAGCATTAGCTGATTTATTAGAGCGTGGATTGATGGCACCAGAGGGGAGTATGCAATTTCTTTGTAGTTCTGTGACTAATTTTCATTTATAA
- a CDS encoding MFS transporter, whose translation MKEINKDIYKNKWPILFVVVSMSFMACIDSSIVNVALPVMSKKLSVSMASIEWVIVSYVMTICSIILIFGRLGDIKGKIRVFRFGIVIFTLASFMCGFSNNLIQLVFFRIVQGIGAAAYMANNQGIITQVFPKNERGKALGILGSFVAMGTLIGPPAGGFIISVMEWNYIFLINVPLGIAAFILGLKVFPKSENNSEKIDMKGAVLFFIVVICLFTALTWGQKIGYNNPIIILGFVVSIISFVIFIKLEDKIDNPLLQLDIFKNNVFSLSLFCAFISFICLSASGILIPFYLQDTLKLTSRMAGVIMMVQPLIIAVLSPLSGNLSDKIGSELLTFLGLIFTSIGFLLMSFLNEKSSIMFIIGFVSVIAVGNALFQPSNNSLIMSSVPRDKLGIAGSVNSLTRNLGQIFGVTLATSFLYVCMSYKIGYHVVDYISGRDDVFIYGMRWVYAILVIICGIGWMLTAFRLYKSKTKADLNTENYKKKISHL comes from the coding sequence ATGAAGGAAATAAATAAAGATATATATAAAAATAAATGGCCTATTTTGTTTGTAGTTGTATCAATGTCTTTTATGGCATGTATAGATTCTAGCATTGTCAATGTGGCACTACCAGTAATGTCAAAAAAGTTATCAGTTTCTATGGCATCTATAGAATGGGTAATAGTAAGTTATGTAATGACCATTTGTTCAATAATTTTAATATTTGGAAGGCTAGGGGACATAAAGGGAAAAATAAGAGTATTTAGATTTGGGATAGTTATTTTTACACTTGCATCTTTTATGTGTGGATTTTCAAATAATTTAATACAATTAGTGTTCTTTAGAATAGTGCAAGGAATTGGTGCAGCAGCTTATATGGCTAATAATCAAGGAATAATTACTCAAGTATTTCCTAAAAATGAGAGAGGTAAAGCTTTAGGAATTTTAGGATCTTTTGTAGCAATGGGAACACTTATAGGTCCTCCTGCAGGAGGGTTTATAATATCCGTAATGGAATGGAATTATATATTTTTAATTAATGTACCTTTAGGTATTGCTGCATTTATATTAGGCTTAAAGGTGTTTCCTAAATCAGAAAACAATAGTGAAAAAATTGATATGAAAGGAGCAGTTCTGTTTTTTATAGTAGTTATATGTTTATTTACAGCTTTAACTTGGGGACAAAAAATAGGCTACAATAATCCTATAATTATTTTAGGCTTTGTAGTATCAATTATAAGTTTTGTAATATTTATTAAATTGGAAGATAAAATAGATAATCCTCTTTTGCAGTTGGATATTTTTAAAAATAATGTATTTTCTCTAAGTTTATTTTGTGCCTTTATTTCTTTTATATGTTTAAGTGCATCAGGTATTTTAATACCTTTTTATCTTCAAGATACCCTTAAGTTAACTTCAAGGATGGCAGGAGTAATCATGATGGTACAGCCTCTAATTATTGCAGTACTTTCTCCATTAAGCGGCAACTTGTCAGATAAAATTGGATCAGAACTTCTAACTTTTTTAGGGTTAATATTTACAAGTATAGGATTTTTACTTATGTCATTTTTAAATGAAAAATCCTCAATAATGTTTATAATAGGTTTTGTAAGTGTAATAGCAGTAGGAAATGCACTATTTCAACCATCTAACAATTCTTTAATAATGTCTTCTGTTCCAAGGGATAAGTTAGGTATTGCAGGCAGTGTCAATTCACTTACAAGAAATTTAGGACAAATTTTTGGAGTTACATTAGCTACAAGTTTTTTATATGTTTGTATGAGCTATAAAATAGGTTATCATGTTGTAGATTATATCTCAGGAAGAGATGATGTATTTATATATGGAATGAGATGGGTATATGCTATTTTGGTTATTATATGTGGAATAGGATGGATGCTTACTGCTTTTAGGCTATACAAAAGTAAAACTAAAGCAGATTTAAATACAGAAAATTATAAAAAGAAAATTAGCCATTTATAG
- a CDS encoding serine hydrolase yields the protein MCYEGSKKNINFLKNKLVKQIFTIISMFIICFGNSITALAEANSNYDLLSNKDDLNVFMDTTFQKKMEKQHVPGAVITVVKDGQVIFSQGYGYADLENKVPMTADKTLIRIASVSKLFTYTAMMQLYEQGKVDLKADVNKYLKGYSLKNEYSNSVTVEQLLTHTSGIDDNRIADLSKDKKDLVSMNDFLKKHLPKVVRKPGTIINYSSYDTALAGGIVEQISGKPLNNFIENNIFKPLKMNNSTLNRDMNPKGLECGYNYENGKISKAKEVEGYFNNYAIGGIISTSEDMAKFMIAHLNNGAYEDERILKESTAISMHSQHAAFDKRLPGMAYGFNEKIINGYRAIEHLGYSPDNIYSDMTLFPEENLGVFISINQGMNNVPDEIVGEMVKKYFPQKETIKDNKNVSTGKSDLKNFVGTYRFSENPVSTFHKGDAFPEGEGLTISLKDEKTLTLKGKDVFVGTEYTTNITEVEPLVFKRADNGEYIIFKKNEAGKIYYLAQQQDSWHGTYEKLNWYELSGVQIGVALFSLIIFLIVVICSIGRIIYNRIKKKNGETNPLKKTNFYMAFVISLLNVTFFIAALFVLGEPTRYGISIEAKLLLCVPILSLILNVLFLVFIVMDWIKKNSKLYSRVYYLLVALTGILYMCFLNYWNLFGFKY from the coding sequence ATGTGTTATGAAGGATCTAAAAAAAATATAAATTTCTTGAAAAATAAGTTGGTAAAACAGATATTTACAATTATATCAATGTTTATAATATGTTTTGGAAACAGTATTACAGCTTTGGCAGAAGCTAATTCAAATTATGACTTGCTAAGTAATAAAGATGATTTGAACGTATTTATGGACACTACTTTTCAAAAAAAGATGGAAAAGCAGCATGTTCCAGGCGCAGTAATTACTGTTGTTAAAGACGGACAGGTTATTTTTAGCCAAGGATATGGATATGCTGATTTAGAAAATAAAGTACCTATGACAGCAGATAAAACATTAATAAGAATAGCATCTGTATCAAAGCTTTTTACATATACGGCAATGATGCAGCTTTATGAACAAGGTAAGGTGGATTTAAAAGCTGATGTAAATAAGTATTTAAAAGGTTACAGTTTAAAAAATGAATATTCAAATTCAGTAACAGTGGAACAGCTTCTTACACATACATCAGGAATAGATGATAACAGAATAGCAGATTTGTCAAAGGATAAAAAGGATTTGGTGTCCATGAATGATTTCTTAAAAAAGCATTTACCTAAGGTGGTAAGAAAGCCAGGGACTATTATAAACTACAGCAGCTATGATACAGCACTTGCAGGAGGAATTGTTGAACAGATTTCAGGAAAACCTCTTAATAATTTTATTGAAAATAACATATTTAAACCACTAAAAATGAACAATTCCACATTAAATAGAGATATGAATCCAAAGGGATTGGAGTGTGGTTACAATTATGAAAATGGTAAAATTTCAAAGGCTAAGGAAGTGGAAGGATATTTCAATAACTATGCCATTGGAGGTATAATATCAACTTCTGAAGATATGGCTAAATTTATGATAGCACACCTAAATAATGGTGCATATGAAGATGAAAGAATATTAAAGGAAAGTACAGCAATTAGCATGCACAGTCAGCACGCAGCATTTGATAAAAGACTTCCAGGAATGGCTTATGGATTTAATGAAAAAATTATAAATGGATATAGAGCTATTGAACATCTTGGATATTCACCAGATAATATATACAGTGATATGACTTTGTTTCCAGAGGAAAATTTAGGTGTTTTTATATCCATAAATCAAGGAATGAATAATGTACCTGATGAAATAGTAGGGGAAATGGTTAAAAAATATTTTCCACAAAAAGAAACGATAAAGGATAATAAAAATGTTTCTACAGGGAAAAGTGATTTAAAGAATTTTGTAGGTACTTATAGATTTAGCGAAAACCCTGTAAGTACTTTTCATAAAGGGGATGCCTTTCCAGAAGGTGAAGGCTTAACTATAAGTCTAAAGGATGAAAAGACTTTGACACTTAAAGGTAAAGATGTTTTTGTAGGAACTGAATATACCACTAATATTACTGAAGTAGAACCATTAGTGTTTAAAAGAGCTGACAATGGGGAGTATATTATATTTAAGAAGAATGAAGCTGGAAAAATTTATTACTTAGCACAGCAGCAGGACAGCTGGCATGGTACGTATGAAAAGCTTAATTGGTATGAGCTTTCAGGTGTGCAAATAGGAGTAGCTTTATTTTCTTTAATAATATTCTTAATTGTAGTTATATGTTCTATTGGAAGGATAATTTATAATAGGATAAAGAAGAAAAATGGTGAGACAAATCCTTTGAAAAAAACTAATTTTTACATGGCTTTTGTAATAAGCTTATTAAATGTTACTTTCTTTATTGCAGCATTATTTGTACTGGGAGAACCAACACGGTATGGTATAAGTATTGAAGCAAAATTATTACTATGTGTGCCAATATTGAGTTTGATTTTAAACGTACTCTTTTTAGTTTTTATAGTAATGGACTGGATTAAGAAAAACAGTAAATTATATTCTAGAGTATACTATTTGCTTGTAGCTCTTACAGGAATACTATATATGTGTTTTTTAAATTATTGGAATCTTTTCGGATTTAAGTATTAA
- a CDS encoding DUF6674 family protein: MAKTKTTTEPLLENEHVKELLAILRENNSPSTKDFLAVLHQVGAMEKQLDAAVKELAAMRQELRTAQEQNHPVKTALQKAVIVMQGQVLDLRDKLAELKQSVIDGCKNAVTAFKETGISALDNVARFFKVRPTLEAMRDMLTKDIQYDDKAIAKIEAISTEYHQAGRHLKNMGRVMLGREAAQEVKQPGKLAAVISAPFRAERSHFSSIKSHIEKSLNTLARLEERAAEKKPSIREALATHNEKIAQAQKDAPTTERPRPVNAER, translated from the coding sequence ATGGCAAAAACGAAAACTACCACTGAACCGCTTTTGGAAAATGAGCATGTGAAAGAGCTTTTGGCGATATTGCGGGAAAACAATTCCCCGTCCACAAAAGATTTTCTTGCGGTTCTGCATCAGGTCGGAGCAATGGAAAAACAGCTTGACGCCGCTGTAAAGGAGCTTGCCGCCATGCGGCAGGAACTCCGAACAGCACAGGAACAGAACCACCCGGTTAAGACTGCTTTGCAAAAGGCGGTCATTGTTATGCAGGGGCAGGTATTGGACTTGCGGGATAAATTGGCGGAGCTAAAGCAAAGCGTCATAGACGGTTGTAAGAACGCCGTTACCGCTTTTAAGGAAACCGGCATTTCCGCGCTGGATAACGTAGCCCGGTTCTTCAAGGTGCGCCCCACTTTAGAAGCCATGCGGGATATGCTCACAAAGGATATTCAGTACGACGATAAGGCTATTGCCAAAATCGAAGCAATCAGCACCGAATACCATCAAGCCGGGCGGCATTTGAAAAACATGGGCCGGGTCATGCTCGGCAGAGAAGCGGCACAGGAAGTAAAACAGCCCGGCAAGCTGGCGGCGGTCATATCCGCTCCATTCCGTGCGGAGCGTTCCCATTTTTCCAGTATAAAAAGCCATATAGAAAAATCTTTGAATACGCTGGCACGGTTGGAAGAACGGGCGGCAGAGAAAAAGCCCTCTATCCGGGAAGCTCTTGCGACCCACAATGAAAAAATCGCACAGGCACAAAAGGACGCTCCCACCACAGAACGCCCCCGCCCTGTCAATGCGGAGAGGTAA
- a CDS encoding AraC family transcriptional regulator: protein MKDYSNYFYKKMPDENFFVDIFKKEHNSTGPAFNIHWHEHIQFFYITEGEGILNCNSKKIKVKAKDIVIINSNEMHYIESLYDYLSYYVIRVGLPFLFSNQIDSCQTKFIAPLSQNLILFKPLVRNDNDILNCINKIIGEYFNKEIGFELAVKSYIYELIVLLIRGYIEKILTKEEFNSQVNNLRRFSDILKFIENNFIQKITISQLAAMANISNYHFCRLFKQITGKSTIDYINKLRIDKAIDLLYESSLNITEIALNCGFNDTNYFSRLFKKYKNISPVEFRKNSIHI, encoded by the coding sequence ATGAAGGATTACTCAAACTATTTCTATAAAAAAATGCCTGATGAAAACTTTTTTGTGGATATATTTAAAAAAGAACACAATAGTACTGGACCTGCCTTTAACATCCACTGGCATGAACATATTCAATTTTTTTATATTACCGAAGGTGAAGGCATACTTAACTGTAATTCTAAAAAAATAAAAGTTAAAGCTAAAGATATAGTGATTATAAACAGCAATGAGATGCATTATATTGAAAGCTTGTATGATTATTTATCCTACTATGTTATTAGAGTTGGTTTACCATTTCTTTTTAGCAACCAAATAGATTCCTGTCAAACTAAATTTATAGCTCCTTTATCACAAAATTTGATTTTATTTAAACCTTTGGTGCGTAATGACAATGATATATTGAATTGTATTAATAAAATAATTGGTGAGTACTTTAATAAAGAAATTGGCTTTGAATTAGCTGTAAAATCATATATATATGAACTGATTGTACTATTAATTAGAGGCTATATAGAAAAAATTCTTACTAAAGAAGAATTCAATTCTCAAGTCAATAATTTAAGACGATTTAGTGATATACTAAAATTTATAGAAAATAATTTTATCCAGAAAATAACTATTAGTCAACTTGCAGCTATGGCTAATATCAGCAATTATCACTTTTGCAGACTTTTCAAACAAATCACTGGCAAATCTACCATAGACTATATAAATAAATTAAGAATAGACAAGGCTATAGATCTTTTATATGAAAGCAGCCTTAACATAACTGAAATAGCCTTAAATTGTGGCTTCAATGATACAAATTATTTCAGCAGACTTTTTAAAAAATATAAAAATATTTCTCCTGTAGAATTTAGGAAAAATTCAATTCATATTTAG
- a CDS encoding antirestriction protein ArdA — translation MLEAFVTNLGRYNEGYLDGEPLKLPATTEEVQALLKRIHVDGVGYEEIFITNYETDVPGLRDCLGEYESIDELNYLASLLDDMEEWELEKFSAAVDFGEYNSVPALINLTQNLDCFEFYAGIENEEDLGRFYIDEMCTLEIPEHLTNYIDYEAYGRDMSMDEYGRFTDGGYVVRTGDSFTEFYSGRDDLPEEHRIFAYPKPEKLSIRDTLKQYQQMIDNAPAPQKAHIAPACEER, via the coding sequence ATGCTTGAAGCCTTTGTTACCAATCTTGGACGGTATAACGAGGGATATTTGGACGGGGAGCCTTTAAAGCTCCCCGCCACCACCGAGGAAGTGCAGGCTCTTTTGAAGCGTATCCATGTGGACGGTGTGGGGTATGAGGAAATTTTCATTACCAATTATGAAACCGACGTACCCGGCCTGCGTGACTGCTTGGGCGAATATGAAAGCATTGACGAGCTGAACTATCTGGCTTCCCTGCTGGATGATATGGAGGAATGGGAGTTAGAAAAGTTTTCTGCCGCCGTGGACTTCGGGGAGTACAACAGTGTACCCGCCCTAATTAACCTTACGCAAAATCTGGATTGTTTTGAGTTTTACGCCGGGATTGAGAATGAGGAAGATTTGGGGCGATTCTATATTGATGAAATGTGTACGCTGGAAATCCCAGAGCATTTAACAAACTACATTGATTACGAAGCCTACGGACGGGATATGAGCATGGACGAGTACGGACGCTTTACAGATGGCGGCTATGTGGTGCGGACAGGCGACAGCTTTACCGAGTTTTACAGCGGCAGGGACGATTTACCGGAGGAACACCGAATTTTTGCTTATCCCAAACCGGAAAAGCTTTCTATTCGTGACACCCTCAAACAGTATCAGCAGATGATTGACAACGCGCCCGCTCCGCAAAAGGCTCACATTGCCCCGGCCTGTGAGGAACGGTAA